DNA sequence from the Sphingomonas taxi genome:
CGCCGAGGATTTCGCCCGCGCCCGCCAGCGGATCGGCGAGGTCGAGCCGGAGCGGCAGGCGGGCGAGCGCACGCGGCTGGCGGCGCTCGGCGCGCTGGTCGAGACGGCGGGTTGCCGCCGCCGCATCCTGCTCAAACATTTCGGCGAGGACCGGCAGGAGGATTGCGGCAATTGCGACAATTGCCTCGGGTCGCCCGATGCGGTCGACGCGACGCAGACCGCGATGAAATTCCTCTCCGCGGTGTTCCGTACCGGTCAGATGTTCGGCGTCGGCTATGTTGAACAGGTGCTGCTCGGCCAGTCGACCGAGCGCAGCGTCGATCGCGGGCATGAATCGCTGTCGGTCTGGGGCATCGTCGACGGCGAGGAAGCGGCGCTGATCAAGCCGGTGGCGCGCGCGCTGCTGCTGCGCGACGCGCTGCGCACCAATGCGCATGGCGGGCTGGAATTCGGCCCCGGCGCGCGGCCGATCCTCAAGGAGGGGCAGCAGGTGATGCTGGTGGTGCCGCCCAAGCGCGCGCGCGGTGGCCGCAAGCGCGATGCCGGCGTCGCGGCCAATCCGGCGGACAATCCGCTGTTCGAGGCGCTGCGGACCTGCCGCCGCGACCTCGCCAAGGAGGCGGGCGTGCCGCCCTATGTGATCTTCCACGATTCGGTGCTGCGCGAGATGGCGGCGCAGCGGCCGGGCAGCCGCGCCGAGCTGATGCATCTGTCGGGCATCGGCGCGCGCAAGCTGGAGGCCTATGGCGACGCCTTCCTCGACGTGATCCGGTCGCACGGCTGATCTGCCGTCGGTTAAGAAACCCCGTACAAAACCCGTGGAAACGCGACCAAAATAGCTGACGTATCTCGACCGATCGCGTAATGGGACCGGATGGCCGACATTCGCAGCATCAACGACCGGATCAGCGTCGCTCCGCAGATCGCTCCCGAGGATATCGCGGCGATCAAGGCGGCGGGTTTCGTCGCGATCGTCAACAACCGTCCGGATGACGAGGACAGCGGCCAGCCGAGCGGCGACACGATCCGCGCCGCGGCGGAGGCGGCGGGGCTCGCCTATAGCGCGATCCCCGTGACGCATGCCGGCTTCTCGCACCCGCAGATCGACGCGATGGCGGCGGCGCTGACCGCGGCGGACGGGCCGGTGCTCGCTTATTGCCGGTCGGGGACGCGGAGTTGCAACCTGTGGGCGCTCGCCGCGGCCAAGGCGGGGCGCGATCCCGAGTTGCTCGTCGCGCAGGCGCGCGGCGCGGGCTACGACCTTGCCGGTATGAAGCCGACGCTGGACGCGCTCGCCGGCGGCGCGTGACGGACGTGACCGATCGGGAGATCTGGATCGCGGTCGGCGCGGCCTTGGTCGCGATAGCGGTGACGCTCGGCGTCGTGCTGGCCTTACGCGGTCGCCGCAAGCCGCGGATCGCCAGCCCCGAGGAAGCGGCGGAGGCGGCCGAGCGCGCGCTGTCGGGTTTCGACACGCAAGGCGCGGTGGTCGGCGCCGATGGCGGCGGCGCGCTGGCGGTCGATCGCGGCGGGCGCGTCGCGGTGATGACGCGCGACGGCGCGCGGATCGCGGTACGCGAAGTGCCATGGGGGGCGCTGCGCTCGACCGCGGAGGGCATTTTGATCGACACCGGCGAGCGGAAACTGGGCGCGGTGCTGGTCGCGGGCGTGGATGCGCTCGACGTGCGGCGGCTGGCGCCGGCCGATCTCAAGCGGCTCGTGCCGCATCTGGGACGGTAGCGCGCTATCCCTCCCCCTTGCGGGCAGGGCTACGGACATGGCCGTCCGTGTGTTCGGACGACTTCCCAAGGCCACTTCGTCACCCCGGACTCGATCCGGGGCCCCGCTTCTTCGGACGGGGCGAAGAAGCGGGATGTCGGATCAAGTCCGGCATGACGGGGATATAAGTGCCGTCGCAACATACCAATCAATGATACGCGATAGCCCTCCCCCTTGCGGGGGAGGAATTGGGATCACGCCGCTTCGGTCTCGAGCGCCGGATAATCGATGTACCCTTCCGGCCCCTTCGAATACCAGGTCGCCTGATCGTCCTTGGCGAGCGGTGCGCCGCGGCGCAGGCGCTCGACCAGATCGGGGTTGGCGATGAACTTGCGGCCGAAAGCGATGCCGTCCGCCAGACCCGAGTCGAGATCGGCCTGCGCGCCCTCCGGCGTATAATCCTGGTTGAGGATCAGCGGCCGCTTGAACACCTCGCGGATCTGCGGGCTGAGCTTGGGCACGTCGGTGCTGCCGAAGGTGCCGTCGGGCGCCTGTTCGCGCAGTTCGAGGAAGCCGATGCCGAGCGCGTCGAGCGCCGCCGCGGCGGGGACGAAGACGCTGGCGGGATCGCTGTCGTCGGCGCCCTGCGTCTCGCCGTTCGGCGACAGGCGGATCGAGGTGCGGCCGGCGCCGATCGCGTCGATCACCCGCTCGACCACCTCGCGCATGAAGCGGATGCGGTTTTCCGGGCTGCCGCCGTATTCGTCGTCGCGCAAATTGGTGTTGTCGCGCAGGAACTGGTCGATCAGATAGCCATTCGCGCCATGGATCTGGACGCCGTCGAAGCCGGCGCGCAGCGCATTGGTCGCGGCATCGGCATATTCGTCCTGCGCGCGACGGATATCGTCGATCGTCGCCGCCTGCGCCTCGGCATAGGGGTTTTCGGGCTTGTGATAGGGCGCGCGCGTCGCCGAGGACGACAGCGGCGTCATGCCGATCACGTCCGGGCGGGCGAGCCGGCCCATATGCCAGATCTGCGCGACGATCTTGCCGCCGGCCTTGTGCACCGCGGCGGTCACCGGCTTCCACGCCTCGACCTGCGCGTCGGTCCACAGACCCGGCGCGTTCGGCCAGCCCAGCCCCTGACGGCTGACGCCGGTGCCTTCGGTGATGATCAGGCCGGCGCCGGCGCGCTGGCGGTAATAATCGACCATGATGTCGGTCGGCACGTGATCGTCGGTCGACCGGCCGCGGGTGAGCGGCGCCATGAGGACGCGGTTGGCGGCGTGAATATCGCCCAGCTGAATGGACTCGAAAAGGCTCGGCATAGATGCTCCCAAATGGCCTGACGGACGGGAGATAGGGCGCTACAGGGCGGCATGCATCAGGCTAGGCCCAGAAGAAAAACTGTCGCGGCGGCAACCTGGCAGGCGCCGGGCGCCGCATTCGTCGCGCTGGTCGTCGCCAATGTCGCGCTCGCCTTCGGGCCGTGGTTCGTCCGGCTCGCCGATGTCGGGCCGGTTGCCGCCGGCTTCTGGCGGATCGCGCTCGCCATCCCCTTCCTTGCCGGGCTCGCGCTGGCGAGCGGCGGCCGGCCGGCTCGGCTGGGCGCCGGCCTGTGGGTCATGCTGGCGATCGGCGGCGTCGCCTTCGCCGCCGATCTCGCCAGCTGGCATCTCGGCATCGTCCGCACGACGATGGCCAATGCGACGCTGTTCGGCAATTCGGCGATCCTGATCTACCCGCTCTACGGCTTCCTTGTCGCCAGGGCGTGGCCGACGCGGACGCAGGGGATCGCGCTGCTGCTCGCCGCGATCGGCGCGGGGCTGCTGATGGGGCGCTCCTACCAGCTCGATTCGCGCAACCTCGCCGGCGACCTGCTCTGCATCCTCGCCGGCATCCTCTATACGCTCTATATCGTGCTGATGGCGCGGGTCCGGCTGGCGATGCGGCCGCTGCCGGCGCTGGCGCTGGCGAGTGCGGCGACCGCGCTGCCGATGCTCGCTTTCGCGCTGCTGCTGCGCGAGACCGTGATGCCGCAGCATTGGTCGCCGCTCGTCGGCCTCGCCTTGGTCAGCCAGGTGATCGGCCAGGGCTGCATGATCTTCGCGCTCGGCCGCCTGTCGCCGCTGGTGATCGGCATCGGACTGCTGATCCAGCCGGTGGTGGCGGGCGCGATCGGCTGGGTCGAATATGGCGAGCGATTGCGGGGACCAGATTGGGTCGGGGTCGCGTTGGTCGCGCTGGCGTTGGTGCTGGTGCGCCGCGCCGAGGTTGCACCGTCGCGCCGGCGGGCGCAGGAGGCAGCCGTGCAGGAGATGGAAGCATGACGCAGGACCTGACGCTCGACGAGATCCGCGAGACGCTCGCGGAAGGCATCGCCGCCAATGCCGCGTTCGACGGCTGGGGCGACGCCGCGCGCGACATGGCGGCCGATGGCGCCGGGATCGACCGCGACGTCGCGCGGCTCGCCTTCTCGGGCGGCGCCATCGAAATGATCGACGCCTGGTTCGGGGCGATCGACCGGCGGATGGCGGCGACGCTGCCGCCCGAGACACTGGCGGCGATGAAGATCCGCGCGCGGATCACCGCACTTGTCGAGGCGCGACTGGCCATCGTCGCACCGGATCGCGAATCGCTGCGTCGCGCGCGCGCGATCCTCGCGCTGCCGCAAAACGTATCGCGCGCCGCCCGGCTCGGCTGGCGCAGCGTCGACCTGATGTGGCGGATGGCGGGCGACACCGCGACCGACTACAATCACTATACCAAGCGGACGATCCTGCTCGGCGTCTATGCCGCGACGATGACCGTCTTCCTCGACGACGACAGCGAGGGCCATGCCGACACACGCGCCTTCCTGGCGCGGCGGATCGACGGGATCATGCGCTTCGAGAAGACCAAGGCGGCGTTCACCAAACGCTACGAGCATCGGCCGAGCCTGTCGCGGTTCGTCGGCCGGCTGCGCTATCCGGCGGTGTGAATCCGGTCTCCCGCCCATTTTGCGGGTGATACTGTCTATAAAGCCGCCATGAGGTTCGATCGATTTCCGCGCGAGACGGAGCAAATGAGGAACGCGGCGCACTTGCCGAAAGGGCGAGTTGCGACCGGCAGGACTGGCCTCCGCCCCCATCGACATTTCCTTGCCCCGCCGCTTTACTCCCCCGTGGGTAAATGATAATCAGTCGCATCATGGATATGTCGCGTACCGTCGTTCCTGCCCTCGACCTCGTGTCGCTCCCGCGTCGCCAGCGCGCGACCGTGGCGGCGATCGACTGGACCCGCCTCGCGGTGCCCGAGGCGCGGCGGTTGCGCGAACTCGGCTTCGACGAGGGCGTCGCGGTTGAGGTGCTGCATCGCGCCTCGCTCGGTAGCGGTCCGATCGCCTGCCGGATCGGCCGGATGACCGTCGCGCTGCGTCGCGCCGTCGCCGGCGCGGTGCATGTGGCTCCCGCCACCGCCGAATAACCGTGCATGCAGCCCCGCTGGTCGCGCTGGTCGGCAATCCCAATGCCGGCAAAAGCGCGCTGTTCAACGCGCTGACCGGCGCGCGGCAGAAGGTCGGCAATTATCCCGGCGTCACGGTGGAGCGCCATTCGGGCCGGCTGGTGCTCGACGACGGCCGCCCGGTCGAGCTGATCGACCTGCCCGGCGCCTATAGTCTCGAACCCTCCAGCCCCGACGAACGCGTCACCCGC
Encoded proteins:
- a CDS encoding TIGR01244 family sulfur transferase, whose product is MADIRSINDRISVAPQIAPEDIAAIKAAGFVAIVNNRPDDEDSGQPSGDTIRAAAEAAGLAYSAIPVTHAGFSHPQIDAMAAALTAADGPVLAYCRSGTRSCNLWALAAAKAGRDPELLVAQARGAGYDLAGMKPTLDALAGGA
- a CDS encoding alkene reductase, with amino-acid sequence MPSLFESIQLGDIHAANRVLMAPLTRGRSTDDHVPTDIMVDYYRQRAGAGLIITEGTGVSRQGLGWPNAPGLWTDAQVEAWKPVTAAVHKAGGKIVAQIWHMGRLARPDVIGMTPLSSSATRAPYHKPENPYAEAQAATIDDIRRAQDEYADAATNALRAGFDGVQIHGANGYLIDQFLRDNTNLRDDEYGGSPENRIRFMREVVERVIDAIGAGRTSIRLSPNGETQGADDSDPASVFVPAAAALDALGIGFLELREQAPDGTFGSTDVPKLSPQIREVFKRPLILNQDYTPEGAQADLDSGLADGIAFGRKFIANPDLVERLRRGAPLAKDDQATWYSKGPEGYIDYPALETEAA
- a CDS encoding DMT family transporter is translated as MHQARPRRKTVAAATWQAPGAAFVALVVANVALAFGPWFVRLADVGPVAAGFWRIALAIPFLAGLALASGGRPARLGAGLWVMLAIGGVAFAADLASWHLGIVRTTMANATLFGNSAILIYPLYGFLVARAWPTRTQGIALLLAAIGAGLLMGRSYQLDSRNLAGDLLCILAGILYTLYIVLMARVRLAMRPLPALALASAATALPMLAFALLLRETVMPQHWSPLVGLALVSQVIGQGCMIFALGRLSPLVIGIGLLIQPVVAGAIGWVEYGERLRGPDWVGVALVALALVLVRRAEVAPSRRRAQEAAVQEMEA
- a CDS encoding COQ9 family protein, with product MTQDLTLDEIRETLAEGIAANAAFDGWGDAARDMAADGAGIDRDVARLAFSGGAIEMIDAWFGAIDRRMAATLPPETLAAMKIRARITALVEARLAIVAPDRESLRRARAILALPQNVSRAARLGWRSVDLMWRMAGDTATDYNHYTKRTILLGVYAATMTVFLDDDSEGHADTRAFLARRIDGIMRFEKTKAAFTKRYEHRPSLSRFVGRLRYPAV
- a CDS encoding FeoA family protein produces the protein MDMSRTVVPALDLVSLPRRQRATVAAIDWTRLAVPEARRLRELGFDEGVAVEVLHRASLGSGPIACRIGRMTVALRRAVAGAVHVAPATAE